A genomic segment from Streptomyces sp. NBC_01233 encodes:
- a CDS encoding histidinol-phosphate transaminase has translation MTGIDDLPIRDELRGKTPYGAPQLDVPVQLNTNENPYELPAELVARIAERVAEAARTLNRYPDRDAVELRTQLAAYLTRTAKHPVARENVWAANGSNEVIQQLLQTFGGPGRTALGFEPSYSMHALISRGTGTRWISGPRREDFTIDVAAAERAIAENAPDVVFITSPNNPTGTAVEAETVLALYEAAQAAKPSLVIVDEAYVEFSHRDSLLPLIEGRPNMVVSRTMSKAFGAAGLRLGYLAAHPAVVDAVQLVRLPYHLSAVTQATALAALEHTDTLLGYVEQLKAERDRLVVELRAVGYEVTESDANFIQFGKFDDSHTAWQKILDRGVLVRDNGVPGWLRVTAGTPAENDAFLEAVRALKKEQHA, from the coding sequence GTGACCGGCATCGACGACCTCCCCATCCGGGACGAGCTGCGCGGCAAGACCCCGTACGGCGCCCCCCAGCTCGACGTGCCCGTCCAGCTGAACACCAACGAGAACCCGTACGAGCTCCCCGCGGAGCTCGTCGCACGGATCGCCGAGCGGGTGGCCGAGGCCGCCCGCACCCTCAACCGCTACCCCGACCGGGACGCGGTCGAGCTGCGCACCCAGCTGGCCGCCTATCTCACCCGTACGGCCAAGCACCCGGTCGCGCGGGAGAACGTATGGGCCGCCAACGGCTCCAACGAGGTCATCCAGCAGCTGCTGCAGACCTTCGGCGGGCCCGGCCGCACCGCCCTCGGTTTCGAGCCCTCGTACTCGATGCACGCGCTGATCTCCCGCGGCACCGGCACCCGCTGGATCTCCGGCCCGCGCCGGGAGGACTTCACCATCGACGTGGCGGCGGCGGAGCGGGCGATCGCCGAGAACGCCCCCGACGTCGTCTTCATCACCTCGCCCAACAACCCCACGGGTACCGCGGTCGAGGCGGAGACCGTCCTCGCCCTCTACGAGGCCGCGCAGGCGGCCAAGCCCTCGCTGGTCATCGTGGACGAGGCGTACGTCGAGTTCAGCCACCGCGACTCGCTGCTGCCCCTCATCGAGGGCCGCCCGAACATGGTGGTCTCCCGGACCATGTCCAAGGCCTTCGGCGCGGCCGGCCTGCGCCTGGGCTACCTGGCCGCGCACCCCGCCGTCGTCGACGCCGTCCAGCTGGTGCGCCTGCCGTACCACCTGTCGGCCGTCACCCAGGCCACGGCGCTGGCCGCCCTGGAGCACACCGACACCCTGCTCGGCTACGTCGAGCAGCTCAAGGCCGAGCGGGACCGGCTGGTCGTCGAACTGCGGGCCGTCGGCTACGAGGTCACCGAGTCCGACGCGAACTTCATCCAGTTCGGGAAGTTCGACGACTCCCACACCGCATGGCAGAAGATCCTCGACCGGGGTGTCCTGGTCCGTGACAACGGCGTACCGGGGTGGCTGCGCGTCACCGCCGGCACCCCGGCAGAGAACGACGCGTTCCTGGAAGCGGTTCGCGCACTGAAGAAGGAGCAGCACGCATGA
- a CDS encoding LON peptidase substrate-binding domain-containing protein: MTTVRLPLFPLNSVLFPGLVLPLNIFEERYRAMMRELLKTGEEEPRRFAVVAIRDGREVAPTAPGLPDQTALPERGPAAGFGSDPIQAFHRVGCIADAATIREREDGSFEVLATGTTRVRLLSVDSSGPFLTAELEELPEDSGDGAGVLAEGVLRAFRNYQKRLAGARERSLTGAELPDEPSVVSYLVAAAAVLDIPAKQRLLQAPDTATRLAEELKLLRTETAVIRHLPSLPAVDLTRSPTSPN; encoded by the coding sequence GTGACCACCGTTCGCCTGCCCCTCTTCCCGCTGAACTCGGTGCTGTTCCCGGGACTCGTCCTCCCGCTGAACATCTTCGAGGAGCGTTATCGCGCCATGATGCGCGAGCTGCTGAAGACGGGCGAGGAGGAACCGCGCCGGTTCGCCGTCGTCGCGATCCGCGACGGCCGGGAGGTGGCACCGACCGCGCCCGGTCTGCCGGACCAGACCGCCCTGCCCGAGCGTGGCCCCGCCGCGGGCTTCGGCTCCGACCCGATCCAGGCCTTCCACCGGGTGGGCTGCATCGCGGACGCGGCGACGATCCGGGAGCGGGAGGACGGCAGTTTCGAGGTCCTGGCGACCGGCACGACCCGGGTCCGCCTGCTCTCGGTCGACTCCTCGGGCCCCTTCCTGACGGCCGAGCTGGAAGAGCTCCCGGAGGACTCGGGCGACGGCGCGGGGGTCCTGGCCGAGGGGGTGCTGCGGGCGTTCCGCAATTACCAGAAGCGGCTGGCCGGGGCTCGCGAGAGGTCCCTGACGGGCGCGGAACTCCCCGACGAGCCCTCGGTGGTCTCCTACCTGGTGGCCGCGGCGGCGGTGCTGGACATCCCCGCGAAGCAGCGGCTGCTGCAGGCCCCGGACACGGCGACCCGGCTGGCGGAGGAACTGAAGCTGCTGCGTACGGAGACGGCGGTGATCCGCCACCTCCCGTCCCTGCCGGCCGTGGACCTGACCCGTTCCCCGACCAGCCCGAACTGA
- the ybaK gene encoding Cys-tRNA(Pro) deacylase has product MAKKTKQAAGTPAIVALTAAGVPFTTHAYEHDPAHPSYGEEAAQALGVSPSQVFKTLVADVDGVLTVAVVPVSGSLDLKALATAAGGKRAAMADPALAERTTGYVRGGISPLGQRKRLRTVIDASASGHATICVSAGRRGLEVELAPSDLASLTSAVLAPIARP; this is encoded by the coding sequence ATGGCGAAGAAGACGAAGCAGGCGGCCGGCACCCCGGCGATCGTGGCCCTCACGGCGGCGGGCGTCCCGTTCACCACGCACGCGTACGAGCACGACCCGGCGCACCCCTCGTACGGCGAGGAGGCGGCACAGGCGCTCGGCGTCTCGCCCTCGCAGGTCTTCAAGACCCTCGTCGCCGACGTGGACGGGGTCCTGACGGTGGCGGTGGTCCCGGTCTCGGGGTCGCTGGACCTGAAGGCGCTGGCGACGGCGGCCGGCGGCAAGCGGGCTGCGATGGCCGATCCCGCGCTGGCAGAGCGCACCACGGGCTACGTGCGCGGCGGCATCTCGCCGCTGGGGCAGCGCAAGCGTCTGCGCACGGTGATCGACGCGTCGGCTTCGGGGCACGCCACCATCTGCGTCTCGGCGGGCCGCCGGGGCCTGGAGGTCGAGCTCGCCCCGTCGGACCTGGCCTCCCTCACGTCGGCGGTCCTGGCCCCGATCGCCCGCCCCTAA
- a CDS encoding oxidoreductase: MTEARAGEEPADLTASERRMWEAFRTGSICDLSARTAEQDDPHADHVWGPGRSVRARVVALLLLHGPPPVPGRVASLKLRGVRITGRLDLSGGTVAPYVELQSCRFDSEIQLSEARFGTLRLINCAIPRLEAARLHTEGDLHLPRCRVARGIRLTDAQIGTDLLVSQAVVQRDSKGRAVAADGMTVAQDFQGELLETYGEVSLRGAKVGVSMNLRGARLRNPSGRYALNAPQLTVERTLYLTSIALGYVQGGDGSSTPPYGLGPTPARGQRAQRFECRGGLRLDDGRFGDAIDFYGARFELTDEQEISLRRIQSPEFRFVGERPERGRVVVSGAKVVKLVDTTTSWPGPGGVSIEGFVYENLAPRGHFPLARRLAWVAAATPEYSPEPYERLAAVLRASGEDADAREVLLAKQRRRRATLPPGPKAWGYLQDWTVVYGYRPGRAALWMAVLWAAGALLFSQLDPPAIKEDEHPQWSAALYALDLLLPVIDLGQQGQWKLEGGWQWGAAGLVIMGWILATTVAAGASRLLRRG; the protein is encoded by the coding sequence GTGACCGAGGCACGCGCGGGCGAGGAACCGGCGGATCTCACCGCTTCCGAGCGCCGCATGTGGGAGGCGTTCCGCACCGGCAGCATCTGCGACCTCAGCGCCCGCACCGCCGAGCAGGACGATCCGCACGCCGACCACGTCTGGGGGCCCGGGCGCAGCGTCCGCGCCCGGGTGGTCGCCCTGCTGCTGCTCCACGGGCCGCCGCCGGTGCCGGGCCGGGTGGCCTCCCTCAAGCTGCGCGGCGTGCGGATCACCGGGCGGCTGGATCTGTCCGGTGGCACGGTGGCCCCGTACGTAGAGCTCCAGTCCTGCCGCTTCGACAGCGAGATCCAGCTGTCCGAGGCCCGCTTCGGCACCCTGCGCCTGATCAACTGCGCGATTCCGCGGCTGGAGGCGGCCCGCCTGCACACCGAGGGCGATCTGCACCTGCCGCGCTGCCGGGTGGCCCGCGGGATCCGGTTGACCGACGCGCAGATCGGCACCGACCTGCTGGTCAGCCAGGCCGTGGTGCAGCGGGACAGCAAGGGCCGGGCCGTGGCCGCCGACGGGATGACGGTCGCGCAGGACTTCCAGGGCGAGCTGCTGGAGACGTACGGGGAGGTGAGCCTGCGCGGCGCCAAGGTCGGCGTGTCGATGAACCTGCGCGGGGCGCGCCTGCGCAACCCTTCCGGGCGGTACGCGCTGAACGCGCCGCAGCTGACCGTCGAGCGGACCCTGTACCTGACCTCGATCGCGCTGGGCTACGTACAGGGCGGGGACGGCTCCTCCACTCCCCCGTACGGGTTGGGGCCGACCCCGGCGCGCGGCCAGCGGGCGCAGCGCTTCGAGTGCCGGGGCGGGCTGCGGCTGGACGACGGCCGATTCGGGGACGCCATCGACTTCTACGGCGCGCGGTTCGAGCTCACGGACGAGCAGGAGATATCCCTGCGCAGGATCCAGTCCCCCGAGTTCCGCTTCGTCGGCGAGCGGCCGGAGCGCGGGCGTGTCGTGGTGTCCGGGGCCAAGGTGGTCAAGCTCGTCGACACCACCACGAGCTGGCCGGGCCCGGGCGGGGTGTCCATCGAGGGATTCGTCTACGAGAACCTCGCGCCGCGCGGCCACTTCCCCCTCGCCCGGCGCCTCGCCTGGGTGGCGGCGGCCACCCCCGAGTACTCGCCGGAACCGTACGAGCGGCTGGCCGCCGTCCTGCGCGCCAGCGGCGAGGACGCGGACGCCCGCGAGGTGCTGCTGGCCAAGCAGCGCCGGCGCCGGGCCACATTGCCGCCGGGGCCGAAGGCGTGGGGGTACCTGCAGGACTGGACGGTGGTCTACGGGTACCGCCCGGGCCGGGCCGCGCTGTGGATGGCGGTGCTGTGGGCGGCGGGCGCGCTGCTGTTCTCCCAGCTCGATCCGCCGGCCATCAAGGAGGACGAGCATCCGCAGTGGAGCGCCGCCCTGTACGCGCTGGATCTGCTGCTCCCGGTGATCGACCTCGGCCAGCAGGGCCAGTGGAAGCTGGAGGGCGGCTGGCAGTGGGGGGCGGCAGGCCTCGTCATCATGGGCTGGATCCTGGCCACGACGGTGGCCGCGGGGGCGTCCCGGCTGCTGCGGCGGGGGTGA
- the hisD gene encoding histidinol dehydrogenase, producing MISRIDLRGDALPEGGALRDLLPRAEFDVEAALEKVRPICEDVHHRGTAALIEYAQKFDGVELSQVRVPAEAIKAALEQLDPAVRAALEESIRRARIVHRNQRRTEHTTQVVPGGTVTEKWVPVERVGLYAPGGRSVYPSSVVMNVVPAQEAGVESIALASPPQKEFGGLPHPTILAACALLGVDEVYAAGGAQAVAMFAYGTEECLPSNMVTGPGNIWVAAAKRYFTGKIGIDTEAGPTEIAVLADSTADPVHVAADLISQAEHDPLAAAVLVTDSAELADAVERELEPQVAATKHVEDRIKPALAGEQSAIVLVDSLEDGLKVVDAYGAEHLEIQTADAAAWAARVRNAGAIFVGPWAPVSLGDYCAGSNHVLPTGGCACHSSGLSVQSFLRGIHIVDYTRDALAEVTHHVVTLAEAEDLPAHGAALKARFGWKVPQA from the coding sequence GTGATCTCTCGTATCGACCTGCGCGGTGACGCCCTCCCCGAGGGTGGCGCCCTGCGCGATCTGCTGCCCCGTGCCGAGTTCGACGTAGAAGCTGCCCTGGAGAAGGTGCGGCCCATCTGCGAGGACGTCCATCATCGTGGCACGGCGGCGCTGATCGAGTACGCGCAGAAGTTCGACGGAGTCGAGCTTTCGCAGGTCCGGGTACCCGCGGAGGCCATCAAGGCCGCCCTGGAGCAGCTGGACCCGGCCGTCCGCGCCGCCCTGGAGGAGTCGATCCGGCGCGCCCGGATCGTGCACCGCAACCAGCGCCGCACCGAGCACACCACCCAGGTGGTCCCCGGCGGAACCGTGACCGAGAAGTGGGTTCCGGTGGAGCGCGTGGGCCTGTACGCCCCGGGCGGCCGCTCGGTGTACCCCTCCTCCGTCGTGATGAACGTCGTACCGGCCCAGGAGGCGGGCGTCGAGTCGATCGCGCTCGCGTCCCCGCCGCAGAAGGAGTTCGGCGGCCTGCCGCACCCGACGATCCTCGCCGCGTGCGCGCTGCTGGGCGTCGACGAGGTGTACGCGGCCGGCGGGGCCCAGGCCGTCGCGATGTTCGCGTACGGGACCGAAGAGTGCCTGCCCTCCAACATGGTGACCGGCCCCGGCAACATCTGGGTCGCCGCCGCCAAGCGCTACTTCACCGGGAAGATCGGCATCGACACCGAGGCCGGCCCGACCGAGATCGCGGTCCTCGCGGACTCCACGGCCGATCCGGTGCACGTCGCCGCCGACCTGATCAGCCAGGCCGAGCACGACCCGCTGGCCGCCGCCGTCCTCGTCACCGACTCCGCGGAGCTCGCGGACGCGGTCGAGCGGGAGCTGGAGCCCCAGGTCGCCGCGACCAAGCACGTCGAGGACCGGATCAAGCCCGCGCTCGCCGGCGAGCAGTCCGCGATCGTGCTGGTCGACAGCCTGGAGGACGGGCTCAAGGTCGTCGACGCGTACGGCGCCGAGCACCTGGAGATCCAGACCGCCGACGCCGCCGCCTGGGCCGCCCGCGTCCGCAACGCCGGCGCGATCTTCGTCGGCCCGTGGGCCCCGGTCTCGCTCGGCGACTACTGCGCCGGGTCGAACCACGTGCTGCCCACCGGCGGCTGCGCCTGCCACTCCTCGGGCCTGTCCGTGCAGTCCTTCCTGCGCGGGATCCACATCGTCGACTACACGCGGGACGCCCTCGCCGAGGTCACCCACCACGTGGTGACCCTCGCGGAGGCCGAGGACCTGCCCGCGCACGGCGCCGCCCTCAAGGCCCGCTTCGGATGGAAGGTTCCTCAGGCGTGA
- a CDS encoding ABC transporter permease: MSDRPASAVLPTPTPVEEPAAAPLAPRARFLPALAAVYRAQLSRARVARIPLLFVATFQSVGIMILMRGVVDGGSEARAVVAGSSVLVVAFVALNLLAQYFGQLRASGGLDHYATLPVPPASVVLGAAAAYASFTLPGTLVTAVFGCVLFGLPMSGLWILAAVVPLAGAALAGLGAALGLLAPRQELATLAGQLGMSAALLLGVLPPERMPGVIVWARDLLPSTYGVEAFARTFAPEPDWAAVAFDLGVCAAVGVLSLAAATWAYRRAAVR; the protein is encoded by the coding sequence GTGAGCGACCGTCCGGCAAGCGCCGTCCTGCCGACTCCGACTCCGGTCGAGGAGCCGGCCGCCGCGCCGCTGGCCCCGCGCGCACGGTTCCTGCCCGCGCTGGCCGCCGTGTACCGGGCCCAGCTGTCCCGGGCGCGGGTGGCGCGGATCCCGCTGCTCTTCGTGGCCACCTTCCAGTCCGTCGGGATCATGATCCTGATGCGGGGCGTGGTGGACGGCGGCTCGGAGGCCCGGGCCGTCGTGGCGGGTTCCTCCGTGCTGGTGGTCGCCTTCGTCGCGCTGAACCTGCTCGCGCAGTACTTCGGGCAGCTGCGGGCGAGCGGCGGGCTCGACCACTACGCCACCCTGCCGGTGCCGCCCGCGTCGGTGGTGCTGGGCGCGGCCGCCGCGTACGCCTCCTTCACGCTGCCCGGGACGCTGGTCACCGCCGTCTTCGGGTGCGTGCTCTTCGGCCTGCCGATGAGCGGGCTGTGGATCCTGGCCGCCGTGGTGCCGCTGGCCGGGGCGGCGCTGGCCGGGCTCGGCGCGGCGCTGGGGCTGCTTGCGCCGAGGCAGGAGCTGGCCACGCTCGCCGGGCAGCTCGGGATGTCGGCGGCGCTGCTGCTGGGGGTGCTTCCGCCCGAGCGGATGCCGGGCGTGATCGTGTGGGCGCGGGACCTGCTGCCGTCGACGTACGGGGTGGAGGCGTTCGCGCGGACCTTCGCCCCCGAACCCGACTGGGCCGCCGTCGCCTTCGACCTCGGCGTGTGCGCAGCCGTGGGCGTGCTCTCGCTGGCCGCCGCCACTTGGGCGTACCGGCGGGCCGCGGTCCGCTGA